The Nitrospiria bacterium nucleotide sequence ATACTCCGTCGGAGCCCGGGGCACGCCGGCCAGGTAGGCCACCTCGGCCAGATTGAGCTGATCCACGTTCTTGCCGAAATAGGTCCGGGCGGCGGACTGGACGCCGTAGGCTCCGTGCCCGAAATAGATTTGATTTAGATACAACTCCAGGATTTCGTCCTTGGTCAAAACCTTCTCGATTTGCCAGGCCAGCAGCGCCTCCTTGATCTTTCGCTTGAGGCTCTTTTCGGAGGATAGGAACAAGGAGCGGGCCAGCTGCTGGGTGATCGTACTCGCGCCCTGCCGGATACGGAGGGTCTCGATGTTGGTCAAAAAGGCCCGGAGAATTCCCAGCGGGTCGATTCCTTTGTGTTCATAAAAACGGGAATCCTCCACCGCGATAATCGCGTGGATCAGGTCCGGCGGCATCTGGCTGAACGGAACAACGACGCGCCGCTCGATGTAAAACTGGCCGATCAGTTGCCGATTTTCACCGTAAACCTTCGTCACGAGACTGGGCTGGTATTCTCGAAGGCTTTCGATGGAGGGAAGATCTCTTGAGAAATACCAGAGGGTCCCGCCCAGCCCTCCCGCCCCGAGGATTAAGAGGACGGCGGCGAGGAGCAACAGTTTGATCTTCCAGGACCACTTCGGCTTCGAAGGTTCGTCAAACTCGATTCCCTGAAAGATCCTGTCCTTATCATGCTTTCCTTCATATGGCACGTTTCACCCCAAATCGACGGCGATGGAGCCGCTTCCGTACTATTTATTACGGTTAATAAATTATTATACTTTGAAACGGTTTCGGCCCACAAGAAACCCGGCGGCCCTTCCTCTACAATTGCAAATTCTCCATGATCCTGAGATGCTTCAGGAGCTGACCGTAACGCTGGTCCGACATCGGCTCGAACTGAAGCCCGACCATGAAAAGCCGACCAGCAGCCTTGGCCCATCGGACCCGAGCCGCGACCTTCAATTCCGGGTCGGGTTGATCCTCTCCGAGGAGTTTGAGGGTCATGACAACGAGCTGTTTGGCCTTGACCGGTCGACACAGATAGACGCCGAACCCTCCGCGACCGATGCTGGCGAGGTAGGCCTCCTGGGGTTTATCTCCTCGCGCCGTCAGCGTCACCATGCCCATCGTGGTCAGACGAAG carries:
- a CDS encoding PilZ domain-containing protein; translation: MNNLSRIKTNEVTISERREHLRLTTMGMVTLTARGDKPQEAYLASIGRGGFGVYLCRPVKAKQLVVMTLKLLGEDQPDPELKVAARVRWAKAAGRLFMVGLQFEPMSDQRYGQLLKHLRIMENLQL